One genomic segment of Pseudomonas chlororaphis subsp. aurantiaca includes these proteins:
- a CDS encoding DUF2789 domain-containing protein has translation MDSPTHDLKGLFDQLGLDSSPGAIDAFIARHSPLPADVRMIDADFWTPQQAAFLKEELREDADWARVVDELNLRLHQRR, from the coding sequence ATGGACTCACCGACCCACGACCTCAAAGGGCTGTTCGACCAACTCGGCCTGGACTCCAGCCCAGGCGCCATCGACGCCTTCATCGCCCGACATTCGCCGCTGCCCGCGGACGTGCGGATGATCGATGCCGACTTCTGGACGCCCCAGCAGGCGGCCTTTCTCAAGGAAGAATTACGCGAGGACGCCGATTGGGCGCGGGTAGTCGACGAGCTCAACCTGCGCCTGCATCAGCGCCGTTAG
- a CDS encoding ABC transporter substrate-binding protein, producing MKRLRTLLGGALLGLGILLAPAGAWAAPAPIHFADLNWESGSLITDILRTIVEKGYDLPTDTLPGTTITLETALANNDIQVIGEEWAGRSPVWVKAEAEGKVAALGDTVKGATEGWWVPEYVVKGDPAKGIKPLAPGLRSVTDLARYKDVFKDPESPGKGRFLNSPIGWTSEVVNKQKLKAYGLTDSYVNFRSGSGAALDAEITSSIRRGQPVLFYYWSPTPLLGRFKLIQLEEPPFDAEAWKTLTDPEHPNPRPTRSLASKLSIGVSTPFQKQYPQIAEFFSKVDLPIEPLNKALAEMSEKHTPPREAAQAFLKAHPQVWRAWLPEDVADKVSASLD from the coding sequence ATGAAACGACTGCGGACACTGCTGGGCGGCGCGCTGCTCGGCCTGGGTATTTTGCTGGCGCCCGCCGGCGCTTGGGCGGCACCGGCGCCGATCCACTTCGCCGACCTGAACTGGGAAAGCGGCAGCCTGATCACCGATATCCTGCGCACCATCGTCGAGAAGGGCTACGACCTGCCGACCGATACCTTGCCGGGCACCACCATCACCCTGGAAACCGCACTGGCCAACAACGATATCCAGGTCATCGGCGAAGAATGGGCCGGACGCAGCCCGGTGTGGGTCAAGGCCGAGGCCGAGGGCAAGGTGGCGGCCCTGGGCGACACGGTGAAGGGCGCGACCGAAGGCTGGTGGGTGCCGGAGTACGTGGTCAAGGGCGACCCGGCCAAGGGCATCAAGCCGCTGGCGCCGGGCCTGCGCAGCGTCACCGACCTTGCGCGCTACAAGGATGTGTTCAAGGATCCGGAAAGCCCGGGCAAGGGACGTTTTCTCAACAGCCCCATCGGCTGGACCTCGGAAGTGGTGAACAAGCAGAAGCTCAAGGCCTATGGCCTGACCGACAGCTATGTGAATTTCCGCAGCGGTTCCGGCGCGGCGCTGGACGCCGAGATCACTTCATCGATCCGTCGCGGCCAGCCGGTCCTGTTCTACTACTGGTCGCCGACCCCGTTGCTCGGCCGCTTCAAGCTGATCCAGCTGGAAGAGCCGCCGTTCGACGCCGAGGCCTGGAAAACCCTGACCGATCCCGAGCACCCCAACCCACGTCCCACGCGTTCGCTGGCCTCGAAGCTGTCGATTGGCGTGTCCACGCCGTTCCAGAAGCAGTACCCGCAGATCGCCGAGTTCTTCAGCAAGGTCGATTTGCCGATCGAACCGCTGAACAAGGCCCTGGCGGAGATGAGCGAGAAGCACACGCCACCCCGGGAAGCTGCGCAGGCCTTTCTCAAGGCGCATCCGCAGGTATGGCGGGCGTGGCTGCCCGAGGATGTGGCGGACAAGGTCAGCGCCAGTCTCGACTGA
- a CDS encoding TonB-dependent receptor, whose protein sequence is MKHIPLLASLCGCLSVSAWAQSSVDLAPITIDGEQPVEPGLALDQSSGMASRLGLSLRETPASVAVANRNDIERRGAQNFQDAANSLPGVNASAPPGFGGFVSYRGFTNSQITQMFNGINVSSGLARPVDAWIYDRVELLGGPSSQVNGAGSVGGSLNYVTKLADRQERAIEGRVSYGSYDTTETAFGLNHALSEAGDEVQHYARLDVSHNTSNGYIDRQERDAWSLAFSLLSDLTPNLSHTLAVEYQDEHEDSPYWGTPVLNPKAGELKIDKHNRFNNYNVEDGRYEQRTIWVRSIVDYRINDSTSLRNTLYHLDSQRDYRNLETYQYNADNSAVNRSTAYQVRHQGEQNGNQFELRHDTSIFGLDSTWSGGFEYKVNRTTNSPLNVKAANSVDPNDYQPGHFYDLPGTRQGFVSDKTNEVTTKALFVENRLALTDQLALLTGLRYDDIDLDVTNHRQVTASNPRHLKRRWEPVTGRVGLTYQFLPSANVYLQYSTAAEQPNNSTQDFDVSTGKQWEVGSKFDYLDGRGSATLAAYRIERKDFAVTDPLDPILSIPVGQQTSKGIELASSLRVTPKLLLEGNFAWVDAQYDEFTEKNAAGVVVSRKGNTPTNVPDRVGNLWLTYDLAPQWQTGVDARYVASVYADTANTLTVPSYTLYGTFLTYKLDSHTSITGRVRNLTNEVYAEFAHVSPAYYLGTPRTFELAVQSRF, encoded by the coding sequence ATGAAACACATTCCCCTGCTGGCCAGCCTGTGCGGCTGCCTGTCCGTCAGCGCCTGGGCGCAATCCAGCGTCGACCTGGCACCGATCACCATCGACGGCGAGCAGCCCGTCGAACCCGGTCTGGCCCTCGATCAGTCCAGCGGCATGGCCTCGCGCCTGGGCCTGAGCCTGCGCGAAACCCCGGCCTCGGTGGCGGTGGCCAACCGCAACGACATCGAGCGGCGCGGTGCGCAGAACTTCCAGGACGCCGCCAACAGCCTGCCCGGGGTCAATGCCAGCGCCCCGCCGGGGTTCGGCGGCTTCGTCTCCTACCGTGGTTTCACCAACAGCCAGATCACCCAGATGTTCAACGGCATCAACGTGTCCAGCGGCCTGGCACGGCCGGTGGACGCGTGGATCTATGACCGGGTCGAGCTGCTCGGCGGCCCGTCCTCGCAGGTCAACGGCGCCGGCTCCGTGGGCGGTTCGCTGAACTACGTGACCAAGCTGGCCGACCGCCAGGAACGGGCCATCGAGGGCCGGGTCAGCTACGGCAGCTACGACACCACGGAAACCGCCTTCGGCCTCAACCACGCCCTCAGTGAAGCCGGCGACGAGGTGCAGCACTACGCCCGCCTCGACGTCAGCCACAACACCAGCAACGGCTACATCGACCGCCAGGAGCGCGATGCCTGGAGCCTGGCGTTTTCCCTGCTCAGCGACCTGACGCCGAACCTGTCCCACACCCTGGCCGTGGAATACCAGGACGAACACGAGGACAGCCCGTACTGGGGCACCCCGGTGCTCAACCCCAAGGCCGGCGAGCTGAAGATCGACAAGCACAACCGCTTCAACAACTACAACGTCGAGGACGGCCGCTACGAGCAGCGCACGATCTGGGTGCGCTCGATCGTCGACTACCGGATCAACGACAGCACCAGCCTGCGCAACACCCTCTATCACCTGGACAGCCAGCGCGACTACCGCAACCTGGAGACCTACCAGTACAACGCCGACAACAGCGCGGTGAACCGCTCCACGGCCTATCAGGTGCGGCACCAGGGCGAGCAGAACGGCAACCAGTTCGAGCTGCGCCACGATACCTCGATCTTCGGCCTGGACAGCACCTGGTCCGGTGGCTTCGAGTACAAGGTCAACCGCACCACCAACTCGCCGCTGAACGTCAAGGCGGCCAACAGCGTCGACCCGAACGACTACCAGCCGGGGCATTTCTACGACCTGCCGGGCACTCGCCAGGGCTTTGTCAGCGATAAGACCAACGAGGTCACCACCAAGGCGCTGTTCGTCGAGAATCGCCTGGCCCTGACCGACCAGCTGGCGCTGCTCACCGGCCTGCGCTACGACGACATCGACCTGGACGTGACCAACCATCGCCAGGTGACGGCGAGCAATCCCCGGCACCTCAAGCGCCGTTGGGAACCGGTCACCGGCCGAGTCGGCCTGACCTACCAGTTCCTGCCCAGCGCCAACGTCTACTTGCAGTACAGCACCGCCGCCGAGCAGCCCAACAACAGCACCCAGGACTTCGATGTCTCCACGGGCAAGCAATGGGAAGTGGGCAGCAAGTTCGATTACCTGGACGGCCGCGGCTCGGCGACCCTGGCGGCCTACCGTATCGAGCGCAAGGACTTCGCGGTGACCGACCCGCTGGACCCGATCTTGAGCATCCCGGTGGGCCAGCAGACCTCCAAGGGCATCGAGCTGGCCAGCTCGCTGCGGGTCACCCCGAAGCTGCTGCTCGAGGGCAACTTCGCCTGGGTCGATGCGCAGTACGACGAGTTCACCGAGAAGAACGCCGCGGGCGTGGTGGTGTCACGCAAGGGCAATACCCCGACCAACGTGCCGGACCGGGTCGGCAACCTGTGGCTGACCTATGACCTGGCGCCGCAGTGGCAGACCGGGGTCGACGCGCGTTATGTGGCGTCGGTGTACGCCGACACGGCCAACACCCTGACCGTGCCGTCCTACACCCTGTACGGCACCTTCCTCACCTACAAGCTCGACAGCCACACTTCGATCACCGGGCGGGTGCGCAACCTGACCAACGAGGTCTACGCCGAGTTCGCCCATGTCTCGCCGGCTTACTACCTGGGCACGCCGCGGACCTTCGAACTGGCGGTGCAGAGCCGCTTCTAG
- a CDS encoding DUF2946 domain-containing protein, with protein MKLARTDRSLVAWMLYCCVLFNVFACSIGHGQMVGQQLNGIGGQFCTVDPRTQAPASSNPADESLPTLSKAFGCPLCSTGGMGPAFNSSLTLAILPQHHSPPLAPRATADIPTRFTWPAAHPRAPPAFA; from the coding sequence ATGAAACTCGCCCGAACCGATCGCTCGCTCGTTGCCTGGATGCTCTATTGCTGTGTCCTGTTCAACGTGTTCGCCTGCAGCATCGGCCACGGGCAAATGGTCGGCCAGCAGCTCAACGGAATCGGCGGCCAGTTCTGTACGGTGGACCCGCGTACCCAGGCGCCGGCCTCCTCCAACCCTGCCGACGAATCGCTACCGACCCTGTCCAAGGCCTTCGGTTGCCCGCTGTGCTCCACCGGCGGCATGGGCCCGGCGTTCAACTCCAGCCTGACCCTGGCGATCCTGCCGCAGCACCACAGCCCGCCGCTGGCGCCCCGCGCCACCGCTGACATCCCCACCCGCTTCACCTGGCCCGCGGCCCACCCGCGCGCGCCGCCCGCCTTCGCCTGA
- a CDS encoding DUF3995 domain-containing protein, which yields MNVLIAQWMAGAFLLISLIHLYWAAGGKRGSDVAIPQVPGRRPGELEPAFKPSGFATLLVAVGLLLIAMLVCLRVGLYLPTVSHPALQWVISAMALLMFARAIGDSNLVGFFKEVSESRFARLDTLFYSPLCVVLGAGLLVVAWS from the coding sequence ATGAATGTTTTGATCGCGCAATGGATGGCGGGAGCCTTCCTGCTGATCAGCCTGATCCACCTGTACTGGGCCGCCGGTGGCAAGCGCGGCAGCGACGTGGCGATTCCCCAGGTGCCGGGCAGGAGGCCGGGCGAGCTGGAGCCGGCGTTCAAGCCCTCGGGGTTCGCCACCTTGCTGGTGGCGGTGGGCTTGCTGCTGATTGCGATGCTGGTGTGCCTGCGGGTGGGCCTGTACCTGCCGACGGTGAGCCACCCGGCGCTGCAATGGGTGATCAGCGCGATGGCCTTGCTGATGTTCGCCCGGGCCATCGGCGACTCGAACCTGGTGGGGTTCTTCAAGGAAGTCAGCGAGTCCAGGTTCGCCCGGCTGGACACCTTGTTCTATTCACCGCTGTGCGTGGTGCTGGGGGCGGGGTTGCTGGTGGTGGCCTGGAGCTGA
- a CDS encoding Na+/H+ antiporter subunit G — protein sequence MNAVSELSWWIEIPVAILLVLSSAFALIGAIGMLRMKGYFQRMHPPALASTLGAWCVALASILYFSGMKSAPVLHAWLIPILLSITVPVTTLLLARAALFRKRMAGDDVPAEVSSRRRESGG from the coding sequence ATGAATGCCGTCAGTGAACTGTCGTGGTGGATCGAGATACCGGTGGCGATCCTGCTGGTGCTCAGCAGCGCCTTCGCCCTGATCGGCGCTATCGGCATGCTGCGCATGAAGGGCTACTTCCAGCGCATGCACCCACCGGCCCTGGCCTCGACCCTGGGCGCCTGGTGCGTGGCCCTGGCGTCGATCCTGTATTTCTCGGGGATGAAATCCGCGCCGGTGCTGCACGCCTGGCTGATTCCGATCCTGCTGTCGATCACCGTGCCGGTGACCACCCTGCTGCTGGCGCGGGCGGCGCTGTTCCGCAAGCGCATGGCCGGCGACGATGTGCCGGCGGAGGTCAGTAGCCGGCGTCGCGAAAGCGGCGGCTGA
- a CDS encoding K+/H+ antiporter subunit F: MSALLTNAILFSLFLFSVAMVLTLVRLFKGPSAQDRVLALDYLYILAMLMMLVLGIRYASDTYFEAALLIALFGFVGSFALAKFLLRGEVIE; encoded by the coding sequence ATGAGTGCCCTGCTCACGAACGCGATCCTGTTCAGCCTGTTCCTGTTCTCCGTGGCCATGGTCCTGACCCTGGTCCGGCTGTTCAAGGGCCCCTCGGCCCAGGACCGGGTCCTGGCCCTGGATTACCTGTACATCCTGGCGATGCTGATGATGCTGGTGCTGGGCATCCGTTATGCCAGCGACACCTACTTCGAGGCGGCGCTGCTGATCGCCCTGTTCGGCTTCGTCGGCTCCTTCGCCCTGGCCAAATTCCTCCTGCGTGGCGAGGTGATCGAATGA
- a CDS encoding Na+/H+ antiporter subunit E, with the protein MKRLFPAPWLSLALWLLWLVLNLSVSPGNLLLGALLGFCAPLMMRPLRPLPIRIRRPATILRLFLLVGRDVLLSNLAVAWGVLNAGRRPPRSRFVKIPLDLRDANGLAALSTITTVVPGTVWSELSLDRSVLLLHVFDLDDEAAFIQHFKTTYERPLMEIFE; encoded by the coding sequence ATGAAGCGCCTGTTCCCCGCGCCCTGGTTGTCGCTGGCGCTGTGGTTGCTGTGGCTGGTGCTGAACCTGTCCGTCAGCCCCGGCAACCTGCTGCTCGGCGCGCTCCTGGGCTTCTGCGCGCCGTTGATGATGCGGCCGTTGCGCCCGCTGCCGATCCGCATCCGCCGCCCCGCGACCATCCTGCGCCTGTTCCTGCTGGTCGGCCGCGATGTGCTGCTGTCGAACCTGGCCGTGGCCTGGGGCGTGCTCAACGCCGGGCGCCGCCCGCCGCGCTCGCGCTTCGTCAAGATCCCCCTGGACCTGCGCGACGCCAACGGCCTGGCCGCGCTCTCGACCATCACCACGGTGGTGCCGGGCACGGTGTGGTCCGAGCTGTCCCTGGACCGCAGCGTCCTGCTGCTGCATGTGTTCGACCTGGACGACGAAGCGGCTTTCATCCAGCACTTCAAGACGACCTACGAGCGTCCGTTGATGGAGATCTTCGAATGA
- a CDS encoding monovalent cation/H+ antiporter subunit D: MSLMPHLIVAPILLPLLTAAVMLMLGEKHRPLKARINLFSSMLGLGISVLLLYWTQQTGVPGSVGVYLPGNWQVPFGIVLVVDRLSALMLVLTGIIGVSALLFAMARWDRAGASFHALFQIQLMGLYGAFLTADLFNLFVFFEVLLAASYGLMLHGSGRARVSAGLHYVAINLLASSLFLIGAALIYGVTGTLNMADLALKIPLVPEADRGLLHAGAAILATAFLAKAGIWPLNFWLVPAYSAASAPVAAMFAIMTKVGVYTLLRLWTLLFSGQAGASAYFGGDWLIYGGMATIVCAALAILAAQRLERMASLSILVSAGILLAAIGFAQPRLIAGALFYLVSSTLALSALFLLAELIERSRSANEIPLDDEAETLPRPLESLQPPPGTNLDDERKAVVGQVIPWTMAFLGLSFIACALLIIGMPPLSGFIGKLSLIGALLNPAGLGQASDTPLSGAAWGLLALLILSGLASLIAFSRLGIQRFWTPEERPSPLLRRFECVPIIALLGLCMLLTVKAEPLLRFTQAAADSLNDPQQYVMAVLGTRAIPSPEAQAALPEVQP; the protein is encoded by the coding sequence ATGAGCCTGATGCCGCACCTGATCGTCGCGCCTATCCTGCTGCCGCTGCTGACCGCCGCGGTGATGCTGATGCTCGGCGAGAAACATCGCCCGCTCAAAGCCAGGATCAACCTGTTCTCCAGCATGCTCGGCCTGGGCATCTCCGTGCTGTTGCTGTACTGGACCCAGCAGACCGGCGTGCCCGGCTCCGTCGGCGTGTACCTGCCGGGCAACTGGCAGGTGCCGTTCGGCATCGTACTGGTGGTCGATCGCCTGTCGGCGCTGATGCTGGTGCTCACCGGGATCATCGGCGTCAGCGCCCTGCTGTTCGCCATGGCCCGCTGGGACCGCGCCGGAGCCAGCTTCCACGCGCTGTTCCAGATCCAGTTGATGGGCCTGTACGGCGCCTTCCTGACCGCCGACCTGTTCAACCTGTTCGTGTTCTTCGAAGTGCTGCTGGCCGCCTCCTACGGCCTGATGCTCCACGGTTCGGGCCGCGCGCGGGTGTCCGCCGGCCTGCACTACGTGGCGATCAACCTGCTGGCCTCGTCGCTGTTCCTGATCGGCGCGGCGCTGATCTACGGCGTCACCGGCACCCTGAACATGGCCGACCTGGCGCTGAAGATCCCGCTGGTGCCGGAAGCCGACCGCGGCCTGCTGCACGCCGGCGCGGCGATCCTCGCCACCGCGTTCCTGGCCAAGGCCGGCATCTGGCCGCTGAACTTCTGGCTGGTGCCGGCCTACTCCGCGGCCAGCGCGCCGGTGGCGGCGATGTTCGCGATCATGACCAAGGTCGGCGTCTACACCCTGCTGCGCCTGTGGACCCTGCTGTTCTCCGGCCAGGCCGGGGCCTCGGCCTACTTCGGCGGCGACTGGCTGATCTACGGCGGCATGGCGACCATCGTCTGCGCGGCCCTGGCGATCCTCGCCGCGCAGCGCCTGGAACGCATGGCCAGCCTGAGCATCCTGGTCTCGGCCGGGATCCTCCTGGCGGCGATCGGCTTCGCCCAGCCCAGGCTGATCGCCGGCGCGCTGTTCTACCTGGTCAGCTCGACCCTGGCCCTGAGCGCGCTGTTCCTCCTGGCGGAGCTGATCGAACGCTCGCGCTCGGCCAACGAAATCCCCCTGGACGACGAGGCCGAAACCCTGCCCCGGCCCCTGGAGTCGCTGCAACCGCCACCGGGCACCAACCTCGACGACGAGCGCAAAGCCGTGGTCGGCCAGGTGATTCCCTGGACCATGGCCTTCCTCGGCCTGAGCTTCATCGCCTGCGCGCTGCTGATCATCGGCATGCCGCCGCTGTCGGGTTTCATCGGCAAGCTGAGCCTGATCGGCGCCCTGCTCAACCCGGCCGGGCTGGGCCAGGCCAGCGATACGCCGCTGTCCGGCGCCGCCTGGGGCCTGCTGGCCTTGCTGATCCTCTCCGGCCTGGCGTCGCTGATCGCCTTTTCACGCCTGGGCATCCAGCGCTTCTGGACCCCGGAAGAACGGCCGTCGCCATTGTTGCGGCGCTTCGAGTGCGTGCCGATCATTGCCCTGCTCGGGTTGTGCATGCTGCTGACCGTCAAGGCCGAGCCGCTGCTGCGCTTTACCCAGGCCGCCGCCGACAGCCTCAACGACCCGCAGCAATATGTGATGGCCGTGCTCGGCACCCGGGCGATCCCCAGCCCCGAGGCCCAGGCGGCGTTGCCGGAGGTGCAGCCATGA
- a CDS encoding Na+/H+ antiporter subunit C gives MEEVIAIAIGVLAASGVWLVLRPRTFQVVMGLCLLSYGVNLFIFSMGSLFIGKEPIIKDGVPQDLLHYTDPLPQALVLTAIVISFAMTALFLVVLLASRGLTGTDHVDGREPKE, from the coding sequence ATGGAAGAAGTCATTGCAATCGCCATTGGTGTGCTGGCGGCCTCCGGCGTCTGGCTGGTGCTGCGGCCACGGACCTTCCAGGTGGTGATGGGCCTGTGCCTGCTGTCCTACGGGGTCAACCTGTTCATCTTCAGCATGGGCAGCCTGTTCATCGGCAAGGAGCCGATCATCAAGGACGGCGTGCCCCAGGACCTGCTGCACTACACCGACCCGCTGCCCCAGGCGCTGGTGCTCACGGCGATCGTCATCAGCTTCGCCATGACCGCGCTGTTCCTGGTGGTGCTGCTGGCGTCCAGGGGCCTGACCGGCACCGACCATGTGGATGGCCGGGAGCCCAAGGAATGA
- a CDS encoding monovalent cation/H+ antiporter subunit A — protein sequence MSLIVLLLLPFIGSCLATLLPHNARNTESLLAGLVALAGTVAVASMYPQIAHGGVIREEFNWLPSLGLNFVLRMDGFAWLFSMLVLAIGTLVSLYARYYMSPEDPVPRFFAFFLAFMGAMLGLVISGNLIQIVFFWELTSLFSFLLIGYWHHRSDARRGAYMALMVTGAGGLCLLAGVMLLGHVVGSYDLDQVLAAGDLIRAHALYPILLPLILIGALSKSAQFPFHFWLPHAMAAPTPVSAYLHSATMVKAGVFLLARLWPSLSGSEEWFWIVGGAGAATLVLGAYCAMFQNDLKGLLAYSTISHLGLITLLLGLNSPLAAVAAVFHILNHATFKASLFMAAGIIDHESGTRDIRKLNGLIKLMPFTATLAMVASASMAGVPLLNGFLSKEMFFAETVFINSTAWVEAALPVIATIAGTFSVAYSLRFTVDVFFGKPAEDLPHTPHEPPRWMRAPVELLVFTCLLVGIFPAQMVGPLLAAAAQPVVGGTLPEYSLAIWHGLNAPIIMSLIAMSGGIVLYLLLRAPLVRGHFAYPPLIGRFNGKRLFERSLVSMMRLARRLERRISTLRLQTQLFLLVLVAVLAGLIPMLYSSLSWGDRPKIPGSIVFVTLWLLAIACALGAAWQAKYHRLAALTMVSVCGLMTCVTFVWFSAPDLALTQLVVEVVTTVLILLGLRWLPRRIEDVSPLPSSVPKARARRLRDLLLSIAVGLGMAVLSYAMLTRQTPNDISSFYLSRALPEGGGSNVVNVMLVDFRGFDTLGEITVLAAVALTVFALLRRFRPPKESMQLPAQQRLLAPDVVTDLVNPRHASDTALGFMMVPAVLVRLLLPIALVVSFYLFMRGHNLPGGGFVAGLVMSVAFILQYMVAGTQWVEAQMSLRPLRWMGTGLLFATLTGLGALAFGYPFLTTHTLHLDLPLLGDIHIASALFFDIGVYAVVVGSTLLILTALAHQSVRAHKPSPSKSLAKTGATA from the coding sequence ATGTCCCTGATAGTTCTACTGCTTCTGCCTTTTATCGGCAGCTGTCTGGCGACCCTGCTACCGCACAACGCGCGTAACACCGAGTCCCTGCTGGCAGGCCTGGTCGCCTTGGCCGGTACCGTGGCGGTGGCCTCGATGTACCCGCAGATCGCCCATGGCGGCGTGATCCGTGAAGAGTTCAACTGGCTGCCCAGCCTCGGCCTGAACTTCGTCCTGCGCATGGACGGTTTCGCCTGGCTGTTCTCCATGCTGGTACTGGCCATCGGTACTCTGGTGTCGCTGTACGCGCGCTACTACATGTCGCCGGAAGACCCGGTGCCGCGCTTCTTCGCGTTTTTCCTGGCCTTCATGGGCGCCATGCTCGGCCTGGTGATTTCCGGCAACCTGATCCAGATCGTGTTCTTCTGGGAACTGACCAGCCTGTTCTCCTTCCTGTTGATCGGCTACTGGCACCACCGCTCCGATGCCCGGCGCGGCGCCTACATGGCGCTGATGGTCACCGGCGCGGGGGGCCTGTGCCTGCTGGCGGGGGTCATGCTGCTCGGCCATGTGGTCGGCAGCTACGACCTGGACCAGGTCCTGGCTGCCGGAGATCTCATCCGAGCCCATGCCCTCTACCCCATCCTCCTGCCCCTGATCCTGATCGGCGCCCTCAGCAAAAGCGCGCAGTTCCCCTTCCACTTCTGGCTGCCCCACGCCATGGCCGCGCCGACACCGGTCTCGGCCTACCTGCACTCGGCGACCATGGTCAAGGCCGGGGTCTTCCTCCTCGCCCGCCTCTGGCCGTCGCTGTCCGGCAGCGAAGAATGGTTCTGGATCGTTGGCGGCGCCGGCGCCGCGACCCTGGTGCTGGGCGCCTACTGCGCAATGTTCCAGAACGACCTCAAGGGCCTGCTGGCCTACTCGACCATCAGCCACCTGGGCCTGATCACCCTGCTGCTGGGCCTGAACAGCCCGCTGGCCGCGGTGGCCGCGGTGTTCCATATCCTCAACCACGCCACCTTCAAGGCCTCGCTGTTCATGGCCGCCGGCATCATCGACCACGAAAGCGGCACCCGTGACATCCGCAAGCTCAACGGCCTGATCAAGCTGATGCCGTTCACCGCTACCCTGGCCATGGTCGCCAGCGCCTCCATGGCCGGCGTGCCGCTGCTCAACGGTTTCCTGTCGAAAGAGATGTTCTTCGCCGAAACGGTGTTCATCAATTCCACCGCCTGGGTCGAGGCCGCCCTGCCGGTGATCGCCACCATCGCCGGGACCTTCAGCGTCGCCTACTCCCTGCGCTTCACCGTGGATGTGTTCTTCGGCAAGCCGGCCGAAGACCTGCCGCACACGCCCCACGAGCCACCACGCTGGATGCGCGCGCCGGTGGAACTGCTGGTGTTCACCTGCCTGCTGGTGGGGATCTTCCCGGCGCAGATGGTCGGCCCGCTGCTGGCCGCGGCCGCCCAGCCGGTGGTCGGCGGCACCCTGCCGGAGTACAGCCTGGCGATCTGGCACGGCCTGAATGCACCGATCATCATGAGCCTGATCGCCATGTCCGGCGGCATCGTGCTCTACCTGCTGCTGCGTGCCCCGCTGGTGCGCGGCCACTTCGCCTACCCGCCGCTCATTGGCCGCTTCAACGGCAAGCGCCTGTTCGAGCGCAGCCTGGTGAGCATGATGCGCCTGGCCCGGCGCCTGGAGCGGCGGATCAGCACCCTGCGCCTGCAAACCCAGCTGTTCCTGCTGGTGCTGGTGGCGGTGCTGGCCGGCCTGATCCCGATGCTCTACAGCAGCCTGAGCTGGGGCGACCGGCCGAAGATCCCGGGCTCCATCGTCTTCGTCACCCTCTGGCTGCTGGCCATCGCCTGCGCCCTGGGCGCCGCCTGGCAAGCCAAGTACCACCGCCTGGCGGCCCTGACCATGGTCAGCGTCTGCGGGCTGATGACCTGCGTGACCTTCGTCTGGTTCTCCGCGCCCGACCTGGCCCTGACCCAACTGGTGGTGGAAGTGGTGACCACGGTGCTGATCCTGCTCGGCCTGCGCTGGCTGCCACGGCGGATCGAGGATGTTTCGCCGCTGCCGAGCAGCGTGCCCAAGGCCCGTGCCCGCCGCCTGCGCGACCTGCTGCTGTCGATCGCCGTCGGCCTGGGCATGGCCGTGCTGTCCTACGCCATGCTGACCCGCCAGACCCCCAACGACATTTCCTCGTTCTACCTCAGCCGCGCCCTGCCGGAAGGCGGTGGCAGCAATGTGGTGAACGTGATGCTGGTGGACTTCCGCGGCTTCGACACCCTGGGCGAGATCACCGTGCTGGCGGCCGTGGCCCTGACCGTGTTCGCCCTGCTGCGGCGCTTCCGCCCACCGAAGGAAAGCATGCAGCTGCCAGCCCAGCAGCGCCTGCTGGCGCCCGACGTGGTCACCGACCTGGTCAACCCGCGCCATGCCAGCGACACCGCCCTGGGCTTCATGATGGTGCCGGCGGTACTGGTGCGCCTGCTGCTGCCGATCGCCCTGGTGGTGTCGTTCTACCTGTTCATGCGCGGCCACAACCTGCCGGGCGGCGGTTTCGTCGCCGGCCTGGTGATGTCGGTGGCGTTCATCCTGCAATACATGGTCGCCGGCACCCAGTGGGTCGAGGCCCAGATGAGCCTGCGGCCGCTGCGCTGGATGGGCACCGGCCTGCTGTTCGCCACCCTGACCGGGCTCGGCGCCCTGGCGTTCGGCTACCCGTTCCTGACCACCCACACCCTGCACCTGGACCTGCCGCTGCTGGGTGATATCCATATCGCCAGCGCGCTGTTCTTCGACATCGGCGTGTATGCCGTGGTGGTCGGCTCGACCCTGCTGATCCTCACCGCGCTGGCGCACCAGTCGGTGCGGGCGCACAAGCCGAGCCCGTCCAAATCCCTTGCCAAGACAGGAGCCACCGCCTGA